Part of the Virgibacillus necropolis genome, CAAGGCTGCATCCTTCATACCGTAGCGAATGTTTTTTTCAACAGTCATGTGAGGAAATAATGCATATTCTTGAAATAAGTAGCCAATATTTCGTTTTTGAACTGACATAGGCTTTTCGTTCTGGTAAAGGAATCTATCATTTAATTTTATCGCTCCTGAATCTGGACGCGCAAGCCCTGCAATACAATTCAATAGCGTAGTTTTACCTGAACCAGATGGACCAAACAAGACAACGATTTCATTGCCTACGTTAAACTGTATATTCAATGAGAAGTTCTTCAGCCGTTTAGTGATATCTACTGTAAGCATCGCATAACCTCCATTATTTTTCGTTTGTAAACTTTAAAATGTTGCGTCCACTCCACCAATTCAACCATAAAATTGCACTGAATCCTATGATAAGCATACTAATTACCCAAAATACAGCTTTGTCCGTATTGCCTGACTCCACAGCAAAATAAATTGCAATCGGAATCGTATCTGTTTTATTTGGGATGTATCCTGCAATCATTAAGGTAGCTCCAAATTCACCTAGCGCTCTTGCAAAAGTTAGTACAAGCCCTGCTAGAAGTCCAGGCCATGCAAGTGGAAAAGAGATTGTCCAGAATACCCGCCATTTTGATCCTCCCATTGTATATGCAGCATTTTCAATATTAGAATCATAGGTTTGGAAAGCGGCTGATGCGCTCTGATACATTAATGGAAAGGAGACTACTGTGGCAGCTATCACAGCCCCTATCCATGTGAAAACAATCTGAAAATCAAATGTTTGTAATAAAAAACTTCCAATTGGTCCATTTTTTCCGAACATATATAATAAGCCGAAGCCAATGACTGTGGGTGGTAATACTAAAGGAAGCATTAAAACCGATTCGATAATTCGTTTTCCAGGAAATTGATTTCTTGCTACAAGTCTCGCAAAAAGTATTCCGAAAACAAGTACGATGCACGTGGCAATGCTAGCTATTTTTAACGATAAAATAAGCGGTGTATAGTTCATTGACACTCAGAACCTCCATATAAATCAGTTACTTTAAAAAACCATAATTTTCTAGAATAACCTGTGCTGAATCAGATTGAAGATATTCCACAAAGTCCTTTGCTAACTCTGGGTGTTCTGTTGTGGACATAACCGCGGCTGGATAAATGATTGGTGGATACAAGCTGGAATCGATTTCCATAAGTGCTTGAACATTTTCAGCGCGGTGAAGGTCAGTGCCATAGACAAACCCGATTTCTACGTTACCTGATTCCACATAGGTAAGTACTTGACGAACGTCTTTCGCGTAAACAAAGTGCCCAATAAGCTTGTCCGATAGACCTACATTAGTCAATGCTTCTTTAGCGTACTTTCCAGCTGGAACACTTTCAGGATTGCCTATCGCAATTTGTCCAAGGGAGTTTGGATTAATGTCCTTTAGTGAGTTTACCTTTTTATTTGAATCTTTGTGTGTTATCAAAACAAGGCTATTTTTTGCAAAATTCATCCGTGTATTAGGAGAAATCAGGTTATCATGCTCCAATACATCCATCCAGTATTGGTCAGCTGATAAAAACACATCAACAGGTGCGCCTTGCTGAATTTGTTGAGCTAGTTTACCAGAACCACTAAAATTAAGAGTAAGGTTTACATTAGGGTTCTCCGCCTCATAATCCTCACTAATTTTTTCAAGAGCGCCAGATAGGCTAGCGGCAGCAGAAATAAAAAGTTCTTTTTCCACTGTATCAGATGATTCACTACAGGCTACTAAGATTGAAAAAAGAAAACAAATAGCTACTAGTCGTTTTACCATTGTAGCCCTCCTTTATCCAGTTCGCTTTTTACGTTTCGGGTAAACTAGTATGGTTTTTAGTAAAACAAATAAAGAATAAATAAAGAAAACCCACAGCATACTATCATCGGTGGAAAATAGTAAGGCTGTAATGGTATAAATTAAAAATGGAATCGTTGTTGCATAGGCTGCAATTTTCCATAATAAAGGAAAGCGTATTTTTCTATTTAAGCTCTTAGCTACCCAAGTAAATGAATAGGCTACTACAGATAGAGTAACAAATACGATTATTGTTAACGGGAGATAGTAAAACATAAAGAAAAATATTAGTAAAAAAAATATGCCCATATCAGATCCTGGATCATTTAATTCAGTTATTCGCCCTAAAAATGCAGGTATAGCAACGATAGCCATGATAATGAACATATACACAACGGTTATATCCATTCCAATACGATTCAATTGAAATACAGCGTTTTTGCTTGGTAATTTAATGCTATGTAGAAAAGCTTTCCAGAATATCATAGGTTTTCATCCTTATTATATTTTTCACTCGCATGTACCATTATAGTAAAAATCAGCCATAAAGTCGCTCTTTGGCCATGAACAATTGATGACAGTTTAGATTCATTAGTCAATATTCGACAATTATTGCCCGGGAAATAATCGTTAATCATTACTTCTTTTAACAATTAGAACAAAAATCGTGTTATCATATTATAATGAGATTAAAATAGTTAATGGTTTTATATTATTAATGAGGTGCAATTATAGATGAATCGATCGAAAATACTAACGGATGGGGCACTTTTAACAGCGATTTATATTGTTTTGTTATTAATAACTGTTTTCGTCCCGTTAATTGAATTAGTTGCTATATTTTTATTACCTGTTCCATTTATTGTTTTTGCGTATAGATATGATTGGAAGCCAGCGCTAATTATGTTTGCTGCTTCTATTGTGTTATCTTCCATTTTTGCGACACTATTTTCTATACCCGCCACAGTTCTAATGGGACTAGGGGGATTAATGATAGGGAGTGCTATGCATAAAAAGCTAACACCATATGAAACATGGGCTCGTGGAACTCTCGGGTTTATTGTTGGTTTATTATTTATTTTTCTAACCAGTCAGCTGATTTTTAATGTGAATTGGATAAGTGAAATCGATACGATGATTGATGAATCTATGGGGATGAGTCAGAGCCTGATGGAGCAAGTTGGTCTAGGTGGTTCAGAGGAACAATTGGAAATGTTAGAACAACAGGCGAATATGCTGAAAGATTTAATCCCTGTTGGAGTAGCATTTATTGCAATTTTGTTAGCGTTTATTAGCCAGTGGTTTGGTTATAGATTAATTAACCGATTAGATAAGAAAAAATTTCATTTTCCACCATTTAGAGATTTAAGGTTACCAGTATCACTTGTTTGGATTTACTTTTTCGCATTAATTTTTACCATGTTCCAGTTTGACCCATCAAGCATTTTCTATCATGCAATTAATAATGTGCTTGTATTAGCTGGATTATTAATGACGCTCCAAGGATTTTCATTTATTTTTTTCTATACGCATCACAAAAACAAGTCAAAGGCAATTCCGATTGTTATTGTAATTGTGACCTTCCTATTGCCATTTCTTTTACTTTATCTTGTTCGTATTCTAGGTATAATAGATATAGGATTTCGGCTACGTGATCGCATTTCAAAAGATAAGAAATAGTTAGGAATAAGGTGTAGGAGTTGAATTCCATGCCAGATATGCAAAAAAAGCCAACACTAAGCAGACATTTATGGATAATTTACATTTTATCTATCATTTTGCTCGGGTTTATTTGGTACTTTCAATGGATAATCGGTCTTGTCATGACAGTTGTTCTAGTTGGATCTTTTTATTATAGTATTCGTACGGAAAAAACGTTAATGAATAAGACGGAGGAATATATATCAACGCTTTCACACCGGGTACGAAAAGTTGGTGAGGAAGCGTTATTAGAAATGCCAATTGGAATTGTGTTGTTTAACGATGATTACTTTATTGAGTGGGCAAACCCCTATATGAACCGATTCGCAGCTGAAGATACGTTAGTCGGAAAATCCTTAAATTTATTATCAGAGGAATTGATTCCGATGATAAAGGAACATAAAAACGAAATGTGGTTTCAGCTAGATGGGTATGAATTTCAAACTACTATTAAAAAAGAGGAACGGTTATTGTATCTGTTTGATCGAACGACGCAAACAGAAATTCAACAGCTTTATCATAATGAGCAAACAACGCTCTCTATTATTTTCTTAGATAACTATGATGAAATCACACAAAACTTGGATGATACGGTTAAAAGCCAGTTGAATTCAAAGGTTACGTCTGTATTAAATAACTGGGCTAATGAAACTGGGATGTATTTAAAGCGGACGTCACAGGATCGGTTTATTGCTGTGGGTACAAAAGAAATTTTAAACCAACTTGAAAAATCAAAGTTTGATATCTTAGATGAGGTTCGGGAGCTAAACGCTGAACGGAATATTCCTGTAACGCTTAGTATTGGGATTGGGCTTGGAAGTGTTGACCTTCCTGCAATTGGTGAATTAGCACAGTCAAGTCTTGACCTGGCATTAGGACGCGGAGGAGACCAGGTAGCAATTAAGGATGATACGGGAAAAGTTCGCTTTTATGGCGGGAAAACAAATCCAATGGAAAAGCGTACGCGTGTTAGAGCTAGGGTTATCTCGCATGCTTTAAAACAATTAGTAAAAGAAAGCGACAATGTTATTATTATGGGGCATAAAGCACCAGATATGGACTCTATAGGAGCGGCAATAGGAATTTTAAACATTGCGAAGACGAATGGTGTAGAAGGGTTTATCGTTTTTGATCCTGATGACGTTAGTACTGGTGTTTATCGATTAGTAGATGCGATCCGGGAAGAAGAAAGTCTATGGCAGCATTTTGTTGACCCAGAAGAGGCCGAGGATATTATTTCAAATCGGAGTTTGGTGGTAGTTGTAGATACCCATAAGCCAGCTCTTGTTTCAAATGAACGCTTGCTAAACAAAACAGAGTACAAAGTGGTAATTGATCACCATCGTCGAGCTGAGGAGTTCATTGCAAATCCTACATTGGTATACATGGAACCATATGCGTCATCAACAGCCGAACTAGTTACGGAATTACTTGAATATCAACCGAAAAGCCTTAAATTGAAAATGCTCGAAGCAACAGCGCTTTTAGCAGGAATTATAGTAGATACGAAAAGCTTCACATTACGAACAGGCTCGCGTACATTTGATGCGGCATCCTATTTACGATCGAAGGGTGCAGATACAATATTAGTACAACAGTTTATGAAAGAGGATTTAGAAATATATATAAAAAGAAGCAAGCTAATAGAACGTGCTGAGGTTTACCGTGACTCCATTGCTATTTCAAAAGGGAAGAATGGTGAAGTTTATGGTCCTGTATTAATTGCACAGGCTGCAGATACCCTCTTAACAATGAGCGGAATAAACGCATCATTTGTAATATCTGAGCGTAGTGATGATAAAATTGGAATTAGTGCTAGGTCACTAGGTGATGTAAATGTTCAAATTATCATGGAAAAAATGAACGGTGGAGGTCATTTGACCAACGCAGCCACTCAAATTGAAGATACTTCAATAGAAGATGCTGAAGCACTATTAAGAGATATACTTGAAGAGTATTTAGAAGGAGGAGACGTACAATGAAAGTGATTTTTGTAAAAGATGTAAAAGGTAAAGGTAAAAAAGGTGAAGTGAAAAATGTCTCTGACGGTTATGCACGAAACTATTTACTAAAAAATAAACTAGCTGAAGAAGCAAATGCGGGAAATATGAAAGCCTTAGAAGCAAAACAACGTAAGGAAGATCAAATTGAGCAAAAAGAAAAAGACGAAGCCATTGAGCTAAAAGATAGTTTAGCAGATTTAACGGTAGAAATGAAGGCAAAGTCGGGTGATGCAGGTCGTTTATTCGGATCCATTACAAGTAAACAAATTGCTGAGGCATTAGAAAAAGAGCATGGCTTTAAAATTGATAAACGTAAAATAGAACTAGACCAGCCAATACGCGCACTAGGTTATACAACAGTACCAGTTAAAATTCTTCCTGAGGTATCTGGTTCTATCAAGGTACATGTATCTGAACAAAAATAACTAAAAAGCTTTTTAGGCTCCTTACGCTGATCTTTTTCAACATTCAGGTGTGAGCCTTTCTTTTTGCACGTAAGGATACGCCTGTATAAGAAATAATTTTTAGTGGCTATCAGTATAAGTGCAACTAAAGATTTCAAAAAATACCTCTATGTGAGGGGGAATTAATATGAGTGACACATGGAATGACCGTACACCACCACATAATATAGAAGCAGAACAAGCGGTAATTGGGGCTATATTTTTAGAGCCAGAAGCATTTTCAAGTGCATCTGAACTTCTATTACCAGAAGACTTTTACCGAGCGAGTCATCAACGGATTTATGAAACGATGATGAAGCTTTCCGATAAAGGTGAACCAATTGATTTAGTGACTGTAACGACCTCATTATCCAATGCTAAAATACTGGATGAAGTGGGGGGAGTTTCTTATTTAACAGATGTGGCTGGAAGCGTACCAACCGCAGCTAATATTGGTTACTACAGTAAAATTGTGGAAGAAAAGTCGGTGTTACGCCGATTGATTCGTACTGCGACAGATATTGTGACCACAAGCTTTTCCAAGGAAGACGAGATAGAAGACGTTTTAAACGATGCTGAAAAAAATATTCTTGAAGTTTCCCACCGTAAAAATTCAGGTGCATTTCAAGCAATTAAAGATGTTTTAATTGATGTTTACGATAATATTGAAAGCTTACACCATCAAAATGCAGATCTAACAGGTGTTCCATCAGGTTTCCGTGATTTGGATCGTATTACATCTGGGTTTCAGCAAAACGATTTGATCATTATTGCTGCACGACCATCTGTTGGTAAAACCGCATTTGCTTTAAATATCGCACAAAACGTTGCAATTAATACCGATGAAAATGTGGCTATCTTTAGTCTCGAGATGGGTGCAGACCAGCTAGTTTCAAGGATGCTTTGTGCAGAAGGAAACATTGATGCTCAAAGGCTACGGACAGGAAGTCTTGAGGCGGAAGATTGGAGTAAGTTGACGATGGCGATGGGTAGTTTGTCAAACGCAGGGATCTATATTGACGACTCCCCTGGTATTCGTGTAAGTGAAATCCGCTCAAAATGTCGCCGCCTGAAGCAAGAGCATGGACTTGGCATGATTGTGATTGATTATCTACAACTAATTCAAGGAAGTGCAAACTCACGTGATAACAGACAACAAGAAGTTTCCGAAATTTCTCGTTCATTAAAAGGACTAGCACGTGAGTTAAATGTCCCTCTTATTGCATTGTCACAGCTATCCCGTGGCGTGGAACAACGTCAGGATAAGCGGCCAATGATGTCTGACTTACGCGAATCTGGAAGTATTGAGCAAGATGCAGATATCGTTGGATTTTTATATCGTGATGATTACTATGATTCCGAATCAGAAAAACAAAATATAATTGAAATCATTATTTCAAAACAGCGTAACGGTCCAGTTGGGAATGTTGAATTAGCATTTGTTAAGGAATATAACAAATTCGTTGATTTAGATCACCGGTATCAAGAAAGTGATATTCCACCAGTTCCTATGCAGGCTTAAGCGAGGTGTGTCTCATTATTCGAGGCACACTTTTTTTGATTGTAGGCATAAGAAACTAGGCATAACGAGAGAGTACATTTGATAAATCGGAATAACAACTGATAAATAACTCTTTTAGCTATTGGTTTGCCGAACGTTAAAGTAATCATATAATGCAATGTTCGTATTTTAACTTGACTATTTTGTGTACAATTGATAAAATTACGCTGTTACTTACTAAAATACAAATGATAATACAGTGGAGGTGCACTATGTCCTCAGTAGTTGTAGTTGGAACACAGTGGGGAGACGAGGGAAAAGGTAAGATTACCGATTTTCTTTCTCAGAATGCAGAATTAGTTGCAAGATACCAGGGTGGTAATAACGCTGGGCATACGATTAAGTTTGATGGAATTACGTACAAATTGCATTTAATCCCATCTGGAATTTTCTTTCCAGATAAAATTTGTGTATTAGGGAACGGAATGGTTATTGATCCGAAAGCGTTTGTTGCGGAGCTTGCGTATCTTCATGAGCGTAATGTTACAACAGATAATTTACGAATTAGTAACCGGGCGCACATCATTTTACCGTACCATTTAAAACTAGATATTCTTCAAGAAGAAGAAAAAGGTATCAATAAAATAGGAACAACTAAAAAGGGGATTGGACCAGCATATATGGACAAGGCAGCACGTGTTGGAATCCGTATCGCTGATCTTCTAGACAAAGAAACGTTCCGAGCAAAAGTAGAACAAAATGTTACAGAGAAAAACCGCTTATTTGAAAAAGTATATGAAGTTGACCCAGTAAGCATAGACGCGATTGTCGATGAGTATTATGAATACGGGCAGCAACTTGCTAAGTATGTCGTGGATACATCGGTCGTATTAAATGATGCGCTTGATGATGGACGTCGTGTGTTGTTTGAAGGTGCTCAAGGGGTAATGCTTGATATTGATCAAGGAACATATCCGTTTGTTACGTCTTCCAACCCAATTGCAGGCGGTGTTACTATCGGTTCTGGTGTTGGACCAACGAAAATCAATCACGTTGTTGGTGTATCAAAGGCTTATACAACTCGTGTTGGTGATGGACCGTTTCCAACTGAATTACATGACGCGATTGGTGATCAAATTCGTGAAGTTGGCCGTGAATATGGAACGACTACAGGAAGACCGCGCCGCGTAGGTTGGTTCGATAGTGTTGTTGTAAGACATGCTAGACGTGTCAGTGGAATCACAGATTTATCGCTTAACTCACTAGACGTACTAACCGGAATTGAAACCTTGAAAATATGTGTTTCCTACAAGTATAAAGGACAAGTGATGAATGAATTTCCTGCAAGCCTAGCCGTTTTGGCTGACTGTGAACCAGTATACGAGGAAATGCCTGGTTGGACAGAGGACATTACTGGAGTTAAGAGTCTTCATGAGTTACCTGCGAATGCACGTCATTACTTGGAGCGTATTTCTCAGTTAACAGAGATTCCTTTATCAATTTTCTCAGTTGGACCGGACAGAATGCAAACAAATGTAGTACGAAGTGTATATAGCTCCTGATTTGTGAGAAGTAAATCACTTATAGAGGATGTTCAAAAATTCACCAAATGGTAAATGGCGAACTACTTGTTTCTAATTTGCTGACTTTTTGAACAATGCACTTATAATTGAATGATACAACAGAGACTAACTCACTAATTATATGATGAGTTGGTCTTTTTTCCCGTTCTACGCTTTTCTTTGTGTAGAATAAGACATTTAGGCTAAAGTACGCTAAAATAGAGAATAAGAATGTCTTAAAAGGATGTGTCGGAAATGAGTCAAAAAATATTAGTAGTAGATGATGAACAGCCAATTGCAGATATATTAAAATTCAATTTAGAAAAAGAAGGATATGAAGTGGTTTGTGCCTATGATGGAGATGAAGCGGTCGAGCTTGCTGAGTCGGAAAAACCAGACTTGGTCCTATTAGATATTATGCTACCAAATAGAGACGGAAATGAAGTATGCCGTGAGATTCGCAAAACGCAGTCCATGCCAATTATTATGCTAACAGCGAAGGATTCAGAAATTGATAAGGTATTGGGACTTGAGCTTGGTGCAGATGACTATGTGACAAAGCCATTCAGTAACCGTGAACTCGTTGCAAGAGTCAAGGCGAATCTTCGTCGTCAACAAACAGTTCCAGATGATTCGGTGAAAACAACAAAGGACATAGTTATTGGTAGTTTGGTGATTCATCCAGATGCTTATGCTGTATCGCGTGATGGAGAACAAGTTGAACTAACTCATCGTGAATTTGAACTTCTTCATTATCTAGCAAGGCATATAGGTCAAGTTATGACCCGTGAGCATTTGCTTGAAACAGTGTGGGGATATGATTATTTTGGAGATGTTCGAACAGTCGACGTGACTGTGCGTCGATTACGTGAAAAAATTGAAGAAAGCCCAAGTAATCCAACTTGGATTGTTACACGTAGAGGTGTTGGGTATTATTTACGAAATCCTGAGCAGGAGTAGGTTTTTATGAAGAAGGTAGGCTTCTTTCGGTCCATACAATTAAAGTTCATTATAATCTTTATTTTACTTCTGCTTGTTGCGATCCAGGTAATTGGATCATATTTTGTAGGGAACTTGGAGAAAAATCTAACGGATAGCTTCAAGCAATCCGTTAATAGTCAAGTGGACTACTTAAAACTTAATTTGGAACAGGCCTTTGCAGAGAAGCGTGTAGAAGGCGCTGATGAACAAACGTTAGAGGATGAAGTACAAGAAATTGTGAGTGGTGTGGATCGAGATGATATTACGAGCTTCCAAGTTGTTAACCTACAGGGTGTAATTATAGGTACCAATGATTATACAGACAATATTGGCAGAAAAACGAACAATAGATATGTTCAAGATGTTTTGCAAGATGTCTCGGTATATCGAAATACAATAGAGAGAGTATTTTATAGAGCTGTACCACTTAAAGATAATGCTGGTGAGGTAGTAGGTGCAATATATTTAGAAGCTTCCATGGATAGTGTGTACAAGCAGCTTAAAGACATTAATCAAATTTTCCTAAAAGGATCGATATTAGCTGTTACAGTATCAGCTTTATTGGCTGTATTGATTGCTAGAACTATTACGAAGCCCATTAAGGAAATGCGTCGACAAGCTCAAACCATGGCAAAAAGTGATTTTTCACAGAAGGTAAATGTCTATAGCTCAGATGAAATTGGTAATCTAGCTGAAACGTTTAATGACCTGAATGACAAATTAAAGCATTCACAGGCAACGACTGAAGAAGAGCGCAGAAAGTTGAGTTCTGTTCTCTCAAACATGTCTGATGGTGTAATCGCAACAGACCATAAGGGCGCTGTCACATTAATGAACGAGGCGGCGGCTAAATTGATTGAAAAAGATCCAGATGATGTAAAAGGTGTTTTTTTACTAGATGTTATACAGTTAAGTGAAAAAGTAGTCGATATCTCAGATTTACAGGATACTGGGTCAATGATCATTGACTATAGTGAGGAAGATGAGACTTTTCTTATTCGAGCAAACTTCTCGATTATTTCCGATGAAGATGAAGAAGTCACTGGATTTATTACAGTAATAAGTGACGTAACAGAGCAGGAAAAGGCTGAACAAGAACGGCGTGAATTTGTATCCAATGTATCACATGAGCTAAGGACACCATTAACAACGATGCGTAGTTACATTGAAGCATTGACAGAGGGCGCTTGGGAAGACAAAGAGATTGCCCCGAAATTTCTAGGTGTTACCCAAAATGAAACAGAGCGAATGATTCGAATGGTAAACGATCTCCTGCAGCTGTCAAAAATGGATCATAAAGATTATGGATTGCACAAAGAGCGCACAGAATTTAGTGCATATTTTCATCATATTATCGATCGTTTTGAGATGAATGTTGCGGAAAGGATTAATCTAAAAAGAGATTTACCCAGTGGACAGTACTTTGTCTATTTAGATAAAGATAAGATGACACAGGTTTTGGATAATATTATTTCAAATGCTATTAAATTTTCCCCAAATGGTGGCTCGATCCGATTTAGGGTAGAAAAACAAAAATACCAATTAGTAATAAGCATTCAAGATGACGGGCCAGGAATTGCTTATGAAAAACTTGATAAGATATTTGAGCGGTTTTATCGCGCGGATAAAGCACGGAACCGTAAGCTTGGAGGGACTGGCTTAGGTCTTGCAATTGCAAAGGAACTAGTTGAGGCACATCACGGTAAGATTTGGGCAAAAAGCAAAGAAGGTAAGGGGACAACCATTCTCTTTACACTTCCGCTAATGAACCAGAAGCGGAGGAATCTATCATGAAGTTAGAAATGATTAAATCCTTTATACTAACCTTTTTAGTGGGAATTAGTTTATTGCTTACATTTGGTCTTTGGAGTTATGAACCAAATAATGAACCTAACACGGGTCAAAAACTTCAAAATGTTGTAGATATTGGCGGTCAAGGGGATTTAGAAAAACAAGACCTCATTAGACCTAGCTCCATAATATTTCATGCGAATAATGAACATTATGGTTTTGCTGACCCAGGTGATATGCTCTCTCTATACGAGGACATACAATTTTGGACACTATATGATTTTCAACTAACACAAGAAAAAGAACAATCTTTGCATACCGAACAAGTAGAGATTGATTTTCCTACAGCTATTCCAATGGAAGCTTTGCGTAGTCTTTTAACAATTAGCAATGTCGATTCAATTACATTACCCACATGGTCCTTTGACCAAATCATTATTACATTCAACCAAAGACGTGAAATATTGGAAGTACATTTTATTTCAGAGAATAATCGTCAACAAGCAACAGCTCTAGTAAACAACCCAGATAAATATAATAAGTTGTGGGCTTATATTACAGAAAAAAAAGGTTTAAGCGAATTAATAGCTTTTGATACTGGTGAAAAGTCAATATACATTCCACTCAACGATGTTACATTAGATAGAAGACAGTATACTGTAGATTATATTGACCCAACTAAATTAGTGAGTGCACTATTTCCCGAAACTACGTTAGTAAGTGAATCAGGTAATTACTATAATGATGGGACTCGAGAATTGCGTGTACTAAATAATTTTCTGAGTATGCGGTTTATCAATTCGGCACTTCAGGAATCCGAATATACCCGAATTCCTGTACTAGATTTACTGAATTTTAGTATTAGGAATATAAATGATCATAAAGGGTGGACAGGTGACTATAAACTTATAAAGATTGATCCACAGTCAAATATGGTACGTTACCAAATGTATTATGAGGGTTATCCTACTTTTAGTAATGCTAACCTATCAATTATCGAACAATATTGGAGAGGAAAAGACGGGGATCTATATCAATATAATCGACCATTAATCAGTCTGAAAGGTGTTTTACCAGAAGCTGAAGAGGTAACACTTAAGTCTGGTCTTGAATTAATTTCTTATTTAGAACGTAATTATTCAGCTGGGCAAGGTCTTGCAAGAATACAGGATATTAAAATAGGTTATCAGTATACGTATAACTCTGATTTATCTTCTGCCATTTTAAACCCAGCATGGTTTATGAAGATAGGTAATGAATGGGAATTGATTAATTTTGAACCGATAAAAGGGGGGGAAGTGGATGCAATGGAGCCAAATTAAAACGTTATTTATCCTTTGCTTTCTCGTCCTTGATGTGTATTTACTTATTCAGTTTTCACAAAAACAAGATAAAGAAGAAAATGATGTATCAAAACAAGAACAAGCAGCAACGATTGAAGAAAATCTTAGAGCAGAGAATATAAAAATTTCAGCTAATCTATCGGGTGAAGATCTAAAAGGTTCTTATATATCCGTTAAGAAACAACTATTTACTGAAGAATCTAGTAAAACGGTCAAGGCAGCAGAAAACCAGGAAACAGCAATCATTGATAAAGAGTTTATCATTTCTAGACTAAAGGAACCTGCTAAAATACAAGAAGACGCAACAGAAGATGAAATAACTGAACTTGTAAAAAGTAAATTAACACTTATTTCTCCTGACAGCTACGTTTTTTGGGATTGGAATAAAGAACTAAATATGTTAGTTTTTTTTCAGAAAAAAAACGACCGTCCTATTTACTTTAATCCAAATGGTATCATTTTTGTATTCCTGAATGATAAAAATGAAATTGACTTTTATACCCAAACGCTACTAGGAGAGGTAGAAGAACAGGAAAGTCAGAAATTGTTATCAAAACCAATCGAGGCAATAAAAGTTTTATTTCAAAGGAATGAATTAAATCCCGACGAAGAAGTAACAAAGGCTGATATCGGATATTACACAAGACTTCCCCTTGAAAATGTAACACAAGTATTTGCACCAACATGGAAAATAACTGTTGATAATGAAATGAATTACTTCGTTAATGCCCTTGAAGGAACTGTATTTTCAAGTAACGATGTTGAATTTCTAATTAAATCAGTGTCAACTATCGTTTCAAAAGTAAATCAGATTGATAAT contains:
- the dnaB gene encoding replicative DNA helicase translates to MSDTWNDRTPPHNIEAEQAVIGAIFLEPEAFSSASELLLPEDFYRASHQRIYETMMKLSDKGEPIDLVTVTTSLSNAKILDEVGGVSYLTDVAGSVPTAANIGYYSKIVEEKSVLRRLIRTATDIVTTSFSKEDEIEDVLNDAEKNILEVSHRKNSGAFQAIKDVLIDVYDNIESLHHQNADLTGVPSGFRDLDRITSGFQQNDLIIIAARPSVGKTAFALNIAQNVAINTDENVAIFSLEMGADQLVSRMLCAEGNIDAQRLRTGSLEAEDWSKLTMAMGSLSNAGIYIDDSPGIRVSEIRSKCRRLKQEHGLGMIVIDYLQLIQGSANSRDNRQQEVSEISRSLKGLARELNVPLIALSQLSRGVEQRQDKRPMMSDLRESGSIEQDADIVGFLYRDDYYDSESEKQNIIEIIISKQRNGPVGNVELAFVKEYNKFVDLDHRYQESDIPPVPMQA
- a CDS encoding adenylosuccinate synthase; protein product: MSSVVVVGTQWGDEGKGKITDFLSQNAELVARYQGGNNAGHTIKFDGITYKLHLIPSGIFFPDKICVLGNGMVIDPKAFVAELAYLHERNVTTDNLRISNRAHIILPYHLKLDILQEEEKGINKIGTTKKGIGPAYMDKAARVGIRIADLLDKETFRAKVEQNVTEKNRLFEKVYEVDPVSIDAIVDEYYEYGQQLAKYVVDTSVVLNDALDDGRRVLFEGAQGVMLDIDQGTYPFVTSSNPIAGGVTIGSGVGPTKINHVVGVSKAYTTRVGDGPFPTELHDAIGDQIREVGREYGTTTGRPRRVGWFDSVVVRHARRVSGITDLSLNSLDVLTGIETLKICVSYKYKGQVMNEFPASLAVLADCEPVYEEMPGWTEDITGVKSLHELPANARHYLERISQLTEIPLSIFSVGPDRMQTNVVRSVYSS
- the yycF gene encoding response regulator YycF, translating into MSQKILVVDDEQPIADILKFNLEKEGYEVVCAYDGDEAVELAESEKPDLVLLDIMLPNRDGNEVCREIRKTQSMPIIMLTAKDSEIDKVLGLELGADDYVTKPFSNRELVARVKANLRRQQTVPDDSVKTTKDIVIGSLVIHPDAYAVSRDGEQVELTHREFELLHYLARHIGQVMTREHLLETVWGYDYFGDVRTVDVTVRRLREKIEESPSNPTWIVTRRGVGYYLRNPEQE
- the walK gene encoding cell wall metabolism sensor histidine kinase WalK codes for the protein MKKVGFFRSIQLKFIIIFILLLLVAIQVIGSYFVGNLEKNLTDSFKQSVNSQVDYLKLNLEQAFAEKRVEGADEQTLEDEVQEIVSGVDRDDITSFQVVNLQGVIIGTNDYTDNIGRKTNNRYVQDVLQDVSVYRNTIERVFYRAVPLKDNAGEVVGAIYLEASMDSVYKQLKDINQIFLKGSILAVTVSALLAVLIARTITKPIKEMRRQAQTMAKSDFSQKVNVYSSDEIGNLAETFNDLNDKLKHSQATTEEERRKLSSVLSNMSDGVIATDHKGAVTLMNEAAAKLIEKDPDDVKGVFLLDVIQLSEKVVDISDLQDTGSMIIDYSEEDETFLIRANFSIISDEDEEVTGFITVISDVTEQEKAEQERREFVSNVSHELRTPLTTMRSYIEALTEGAWEDKEIAPKFLGVTQNETERMIRMVNDLLQLSKMDHKDYGLHKERTEFSAYFHHIIDRFEMNVAERINLKRDLPSGQYFVYLDKDKMTQVLDNIISNAIKFSPNGGSIRFRVEKQKYQLVISIQDDGPGIAYEKLDKIFERFYRADKARNRKLGGTGLGLAIAKELVEAHHGKIWAKSKEGKGTTILFTLPLMNQKRRNLS